A stretch of the Duncaniella dubosii genome encodes the following:
- a CDS encoding DMP19 family protein gives MMQWIKKLFRIRCSEQITEELIERLPADKLCRKYIDEELASDMECEVFDSIMCAVELHAEVINGGFNQYYYNSGGERAQKAEDTFVKLGADRIADVVKRANNQYAANRDELQSVWDGTKEGFAHVYKEKLFDAFDDEYYALMRNDRQLYTMIGTYIKQHPQEFLTEMTEWYVLLK, from the coding sequence ATGATGCAATGGATAAAGAAACTGTTCAGGATAAGATGCTCCGAACAGATAACGGAAGAGTTAATAGAGCGTCTTCCTGCCGATAAACTCTGCCGGAAATATATAGACGAAGAACTGGCAAGCGACATGGAGTGCGAAGTGTTCGACAGCATAATGTGTGCGGTGGAACTGCACGCGGAGGTCATCAATGGCGGTTTCAACCAATACTACTACAATTCCGGTGGCGAACGTGCGCAAAAAGCCGAGGACACCTTTGTCAAGCTTGGAGCAGACCGGATCGCTGATGTCGTGAAACGAGCCAACAACCAATATGCCGCCAACCGGGATGAACTGCAATCGGTATGGGACGGAACGAAGGAAGGATTCGCCCACGTGTATAAAGAGAAGCTCTTTGATGCCTTCGATGATGAGTACTATGCCTTGATGAGGAATGACCGGCAACTCTACACGATGATAGGCACATACATCAAACAGCATCCGCAGGAGTTTCTCACAGAAATGACCGAATGGTATGTGCTGTTAAAATGA
- a CDS encoding ATP-binding protein encodes MDTSRIPIVLGYMLILILIATIGYAYYNEEQTLVSMETESRNTNNVRCEINRLNMRLTSLTMMGETAFEWTETERGDYRQERMHIDSTLCEFSRIFISEAADIDSLRILLEDKEKKLLQLAEIYRRQKSLGDEMANKLPVIARQIAKEEPKKPKRKGFLGIFGKKEEPEPSTTTTILSFNRSLMAERRAQNEKLKAQADSLSQQNRNLNIRLQNLISYLDGKAQADLRQQELEIAATREESYRDIGVLTAITLLMLFVSFVIIHRDMQRRDRNKKKLEESIRQNRSLLEMRKKIILTISHDIRGPLNVISGSAELAIDTRDKKKRDGYLNNARYLCRHVVHLLNNLLDVYRLNEAKETPNNVPFRLNVLLDRIAVGAAQIINDKGLLFKYDYRVIDVTVIGDEDRIEQIVDNLLSNAVKFTQSGSVGIAASYEGGQLVMDISDTGIGMSEETLDRIFRPFERADNVEHVEGFGLGLSITKGLVSMLGGTIDVVSNVGKGTTFHVTVPLELTGNIEPADIPEAKPAGVSRLPHNVIVIDDDPLQRDIVSEMLERNAVSCAVCATASDVVKAMRKRDFDLILTDINMPGTNGFALIELLRKSNIGNSRTIPIVAMTARDDDDSKPLLKRGFSGCIFKPFSMQELLERISMVMEKPMVPDDVRIDFSPLVKNVTEPVKILKGLSESTSTEIAVLKKNIGHDDRNGVSAILHRIKPVWEMLGIESCLQPLRKSLWDRNSTPADIKKTAAGVITAMENLIENINEELKTIRDEEQNTDS; translated from the coding sequence ATGGATACATCCCGAATCCCGATCGTTTTAGGCTATATGCTGATACTTATCCTGATTGCCACCATAGGCTATGCCTATTACAATGAGGAGCAGACATTGGTTTCTATGGAAACAGAGTCTCGTAATACCAATAATGTCCGCTGTGAGATTAACCGATTGAACATGCGCCTAACATCGTTGACAATGATGGGCGAGACAGCATTTGAATGGACTGAAACAGAACGGGGGGATTATCGTCAAGAACGTATGCATATAGACAGCACACTGTGTGAGTTCAGCCGGATTTTCATTTCGGAAGCAGCCGACATAGACAGTCTCCGTATTCTTCTTGAGGACAAGGAGAAGAAATTGCTCCAGCTTGCAGAAATATACCGGCGCCAAAAGTCTCTCGGTGACGAGATGGCCAACAAACTGCCCGTGATAGCTCGCCAGATTGCCAAAGAAGAGCCAAAGAAGCCGAAGCGTAAGGGATTCCTCGGCATCTTCGGCAAAAAAGAAGAACCTGAGCCATCTACCACGACAACTATACTTAGTTTCAACCGCAGTCTTATGGCTGAGCGCAGGGCGCAGAACGAAAAACTTAAAGCACAGGCTGATAGTCTGTCACAACAAAACAGAAATCTTAATATCCGCTTGCAGAATCTGATTAGTTATCTTGACGGTAAGGCCCAGGCTGATCTCCGACAGCAGGAACTTGAGATTGCAGCTACCCGTGAAGAATCATATCGTGATATAGGTGTACTAACAGCCATTACCTTACTGATGCTGTTCGTTTCTTTTGTCATAATACACCGCGATATGCAGCGAAGAGACCGGAACAAGAAAAAACTTGAGGAAAGCATACGGCAGAACCGGTCGCTGCTTGAAATGCGCAAGAAAATCATCCTCACGATATCCCATGACATACGCGGTCCGCTCAACGTCATCAGCGGGAGTGCAGAACTCGCCATCGACACCCGTGACAAGAAGAAACGCGATGGCTATCTGAACAATGCACGATACCTTTGCCGGCACGTGGTGCACCTTCTCAACAACCTGCTTGATGTTTACCGGCTAAACGAAGCTAAGGAAACACCGAACAATGTCCCGTTCAGACTGAACGTGCTGCTTGACAGGATAGCCGTCGGTGCGGCGCAGATAATCAATGACAAGGGGCTGCTTTTCAAGTATGATTACAGGGTTATTGACGTTACCGTAATAGGAGATGAGGACCGAATAGAACAGATTGTCGACAACCTGCTTTCGAATGCCGTAAAATTCACACAGTCCGGTTCCGTTGGAATCGCAGCCTCATACGAAGGCGGACAGTTGGTGATGGATATCAGCGACACGGGCATCGGGATGTCTGAGGAAACCTTAGACCGCATATTCAGGCCGTTCGAGCGAGCCGACAACGTGGAGCATGTCGAAGGGTTCGGACTCGGACTTTCCATTACCAAGGGACTGGTATCCATGCTCGGAGGAACTATTGATGTGGTAAGCAATGTCGGCAAAGGCACAACCTTTCATGTAACCGTTCCGCTTGAACTCACCGGAAATATAGAGCCGGCCGATATCCCGGAAGCAAAGCCTGCCGGTGTATCGCGCCTACCGCATAACGTGATAGTAATCGATGACGACCCGCTACAGCGTGATATCGTAAGCGAGATGCTTGAGCGCAACGCTGTCTCTTGTGCCGTATGTGCCACAGCCTCGGATGTGGTAAAGGCGATGCGTAAACGAGATTTCGACTTAATACTTACGGACATAAATATGCCAGGCACCAACGGGTTCGCATTGATCGAACTGTTGCGCAAGTCAAATATCGGCAATTCAAGGACAATCCCCATAGTGGCAATGACCGCCAGGGACGATGACGATAGCAAACCTCTGTTAAAACGCGGATTCTCCGGATGCATCTTCAAGCCATTCTCGATGCAGGAACTGCTTGAACGGATATCAATGGTAATGGAGAAACCTATGGTCCCGGATGATGTACGGATTGACTTTTCACCGCTCGTTAAAAACGTGACCGAGCCGGTAAAGATATTGAAGGGACTTTCGGAATCGACTTCCACAGAGATAGCTGTCCTGAAAAAGAATATTGGGCATGACGACAGGAATGGCGTTTCGGCCATACTACACAGGATTAAGCCCGTATGGGAAATGCTCGGTATTGAAAGCTGCCTGCAACCGTTGAGGAAATCTCTGTGGGACAGGAATTCTACACCTGCGGACATCAAGAAAACCGCCGCCGGTGTGATTACGGCAATGGAGAATCTGATTGAGAATATAAACGAAGAACTGAAGACGATAAGGGATGAAGAGCAGAATACTGATAGTTGA